One Osmerus mordax isolate fOsmMor3 chromosome 26, fOsmMor3.pri, whole genome shotgun sequence DNA segment encodes these proteins:
- the smim7 gene encoding small integral membrane protein 7 has translation MIGDFLIFGTLLMNAGAVLNFKLKRKDTGSHGFGDEPRRPTTGDNIREFLLSLRYFRIFIASWNIFMMFCMIVLFGS, from the exons ATGATTGGGGATTTCTTGATTTTTGG GACCCTGCTCATGAACGCTGGTGCTGTGTTAAACTTTAAGCT GAAGAGAAAGGACACGGGCAGTCACGGATTTGGAGATGAGCCTAGAAGACCAACGACAG GTGACAACATCAGGGAGTTCCTACTCAGTCTACGATACTTTCGGATCTTCATTGCATCATGGAATATCTTTATGATGTTTTGCATGATTGT ATTATTTGGATCATGA
- the tmem38a gene encoding trimeric intracellular cation channel type A — MDVLEGLHLGDLAQSFSKMGMFPVFDVAYYIVSILYLKYEPGSVEVSRKSPVVSWLCAMLYCFGSYILADIMLGGCPLDYFQHNSHILLASFVWYLIFYCPLNLFYKCVAFLPVKLVLVALKEVVRTRKIAAGVHHAHHAYHHGWIIMVITGYVKGSGVALMSNFEQLLRGVWKPETNEILNMSFPTKASLYGAILFTLEETNLLPVSKATLICAFTLFMAGSKVFMTARHSHGSPFALIESWVCYLLFGSALGGAEEDHHAPAPPPPSSPVKSKEELSEGTRKRKSKKAE; from the exons ATGGACGTGTTGGAAGGCCTGCATCTGGGCGATTTAGCCCAATCTTTTTCTAAAATGGGAATGTTTCCAGTTTTTGATGTTGCTTATTACATCGTATCCATACTCTACCTCAAGTATGAACCAG GTTCAGTGGAGGTGTCTCGCAAGAGCCCCGTGGTCTCTTGGCTCTGTGCTATGCTCTACTGCTTTGGTAGCTACATCTTAGCCGACATCATGCTTGGAGGCTGTCCCCTCGACTACTTCCAACACAACAGTCACATCCTTCTTGCCTCATTTGTCTG GTACCTCATCTTTTACTGCCCATTGAACCTCTTTTACAAATGTGTGGCTTTCCTGCCTGTCAAACTGGTGTTGGTGGCACTGAAGGAAGTGGTTCGCACTCGTAAGATTGCAGCAGGTGTGCACCATGCCCATCATGCTTACCACCACGGCTGGATCATCATGGTGATTACAGGCTATGTAAAAG GGTCAGGAGTGGCTCTCATGTCAAATTTTGAGCAACTGCTGCGTGGTGTGTGGAAGCCTGAAACCAATGAAATCCTGAACATGtcatt ccctacTAAAGCCAGCCTGTATGGAGCCATTCTGTTCACACTGGAAGAGACAAACTTGCTTCCTGTGTCCAAGGCCACCCTTATCTGTGCATTCACTCTCTTCATGGCTGGTTCCAAG gtgttCATGACAGCCCGCCACTCCCATGGCTCTCCCTTCGCCCTCATCGAGTCCTGGGTCTGCTACTTGCTCTTTGGCTCCGCCCTGGGTGGCGCTGAGGAGGATCACCACGCtccggcccctccccctccttcctcgccAGTCAAATCCAAGGAGGAGCTGAGTGAAGGCACCCGCAAGAGGAAGTCCAAGAAAGCAGAGTAG
- the comp gene encoding cartilage oligomeric matrix protein, translating to MLKILVLIGALSVCCNNVTGQRDGEIISQIKGTNHAMAEIKELLKQQIREIVFLKNTVMECEACGMRIEPSRPSCVPNPCHPGVKCTQTAEGIKCGPCPEGMVGNGTHCTDVDECVVMPCHMGVRCINTSPGFRCGPCLAGYTGPQVQGVGLSYATANKQVCKDIDECEGPKNGGCVEHSACVNNPGSFRCGPCKQGYVGDQRRGCKPERACGNGQPNPCHASAECIVHRQGKIECKCGVGWAGNGYLCGPDIDIDGLPDEKLDCSERNCLKDNCLTVPNSGQEDADLDGLGDACDDDADGDGILNTQDNCVLVPNVDQRNVDEDDFGDACDNCRGIKNNDQKDTDIDRLGDECDEDIDGDGILNKKDNCKRVPNADQKDRDGDKVGDACDSCPYVPNPDQLDMDNDLIGDPCDNNKDSDGDGHQDSNDNCPAVINSSQLDTDRDGLGDECDDDDDNDGIPDLLPPGPDNCRLIPNPLQEDTDGNGVGNVCENDFDNDTIIDTIDVCPENAEVTLTDFREYQTVVLDPEGDAQIDPNWVVLDQGREIVQTMNSDPGLAVGYTAFSGVDFEGTFHVNTVTDDDYAGFIFGYQDSSSFYVVMWKQVEQIYWQANPFRAVAEPGIQLKAVKSTTGPGENLRNSLWHTGDTSDQVKLLWKDARNVGWKDKTSYRWFLQHRPQDGYIRVRFYEGTQMVADTGIIIDSTMRGGRLGVFCFSQENIIWANLRYRCNDTLPEDFDTYRAQQVQLQL from the exons ATGTTGAAGATACTGGTTCTGATCGGGGCTCTGAGTGTGTGCTGTAACAAcgtgactggtcagagag ATGGAGAAATCATCAGTCAGATCAAGGGGACGAATCATGCTATGGCAGAGATCAAAGAACTTCTCAAACAACAG ATCAGAGAGATTGTATTTTTAAAGAACACAGTGATGGAGTGTGAGGCCTGTG GCATGCGTATTGAGCCCTCTCGTCCCTCCTGTGTACCCAACCCTTGTCACCCAGGGGTGAAGTGTACACAGACAGCCGAGGGTATCAAGTGTGGCCCCTGCCCTGAGGGTATGGTGGGCAATGGAACCCATTGCACTGATGTGGATGAG TGTGTCGTGATGCCCTGTCACATGGGTGTGCGCTGCATCAACACATCCCCAGGGTTCCGTTGCGGGCCGTGTCTCGCGGGCTACACCGGCCCCCAGGTTCAGGGAGTGGGCCTCTCTTATGCCACCGCTAACAAACAG GTTTGCAAGGATATCGACGAATGCGAGGGACCCAAGAACGGAGGCTGTGTGGAACATTCTGCTTGTGTGAATAACCCT GGCTCATTTAGGTGTGGCCCTTGTAAGCAAGGCTACGTTGGAGATCAGCGTCGTGGTTGTAAACCCGAGAGAGCGTGTGGAAACGGACAACCAAATCCCTGTCACGCCAGCGCAGAATGTATTGTTCATCGTCAAGGAAAGATAGAGTGCAAA TGTGGCGTTGGATGGGCTGGTAATGGCTACCTCTGTGGCCCTGATATAGATATTGATGGCTTGCCTGATGAGAAACTGGATTGCTCTGAGAGAAACTGTTTGAAG GATAACTGTCTGACTGTACCCAACTCTGGCCAAGAAGATGCCGACCTTGATGGATTAGGAGATGCGTGTGATGACGATGCAGATGGCGATGGAATCCTTAATACACAG GACAACTGCGTGCTGGTACCCAATGTTGACCAAAGGAATGTGGACGAGGATGATTTCGGAGACGCTTGTGACAATTGCCGCGGGATCAAGAATAATGACCAGAAGGACACCGATATTGACAGACTGGGGGACGAATGTGACGAGGACATTGATGGTGATG gaatcttaaataagaaggaTAACTGCAAAAGGGTTCCTAATGCTGACCAGAAAGATCGTGATGGAGACAAAGTGGGAGATGCTTGTGACAGCTGTCCTTATGTTCCCAACCCCGATCAG TTGGACATGGACAATGACTTGATCGGCGATCCTTGTGACAATAACAAAGACAG CGATGGGGATGGGCACCAGGACTCTAATGACAACTGCCCCGCGGTGATCAACAGCTCCCAGCTAGACACTGACAGGGATGGCCTGGGGGATGAGTGTGATGACGACGATGACAATGATGGCATTCCGGATCTCCTGCCACCAGGCCCCGATAACTGCCGACTCATCCCCAATCCCCTACAGGAAGATACCGACG GCAATGGCGTGGGCAACGTGTGTGAAAACGACTTTGACAACGACACAATTATCGACACCATTGACGTGTGCCCGGAAAATGCTGAGGTCACTCTGACAGACTTTAGGGAATACCAGACCGTAGTGCTGGACCCTGAAGGCGACGCACAGATAGACCCTAACTGGGTAGTACTGGACCAG GGAAGAGAGATTGTTCAAACCATGAATAGTGATCCCGGACTGGCTGTTG GTTACACTGCTTTCAGCGGTGTCGATTTTGAAGGGACGTTTCATGTAAACACGGTAACCGACGACGACTATGCAGGCTTCATCTTTGGCTACCAGGACTCCTCCAGCTTCTACGTGGTTATGTGGAAACAAGTGGAGCAGATCTACTGGCAGGCCAACCCCTTCAGGGCTGTGGCAGAACCAGGCATCCAACTGAAG GCTGTGAAGTCGACCACGGGACCGGGGGAAAACCTGCGGAACTCCCTGTGGCACACGGGGGACACCAGCGACCAGGTGAAGCTCCTGTGGAAAGATGCTCGCAACGTGGGCTGGAAGGACAAGACATCCTACCGCTGGTTCCTCCAACATAGGCCGCAAGACGGCTACATCAG AGTGCGTTTCTATGAGGGCACTCAGATGGTGGCCGACACAGGCATCATCATAGACAGCACCATGAGAGGAGGACGACTAGGGGTCTTCTGTTTCTCCCAGGAAAACATCATCTGGGCAAACCTTCGCTATCGCTGCAACG ACACTCTGCCTGAGGATTTTGACACATACAGAGCCCAACAGGTCCAGCTGCAGCTCTAA